A window of Argopecten irradians isolate NY chromosome 14, Ai_NY, whole genome shotgun sequence contains these coding sequences:
- the LOC138307255 gene encoding uncharacterized protein PF3D7_1120000-like — protein sequence MEMLRPSLNEVQNERSCLENKLQEQRAKRRSLEPELDKTKAKLAQVKDTYFKKTEISKVLNHKVGQFQISANSIEEENQTRRRTIAEKNDQISSEEKESQLEEIKAFEENLAAIADKLVLARKFYDDGNLSQEISDIEERKEQMESKAADFYKEMVALESNFEKIQLNRQEKGEDLGDSGIDMDTRKTIKSLLQEVKEECERATALLQNVDEALKDDQEMLEKVKE from the exons ATGGAAATGCTGCGTCCAAGTTTAAATGAAGTACAAAACG AGAGAAGTTGCCTGGAGAATAAACTTCAAGAACAAAGAGCAAAAAGAAGAAGTTTGGAGCCTGAACTAGACAAAA CAAAAGCCAAATTAGCCCAGGTTAAAGATACCTATTTCAAGAAGACAG AAATTTCTAAAGTCCTTAATCATAAAGTTGGTCAATTTCAAATATCAGCAAACAG CATAGAAGAGGAAAACCAAACAAGGCGGAGGACAATTGCTgaaaaaaatgaccaaatatCATCTGAGGAGAAGGAGAGTCAACTAGAGGAAAT AAAAGCATTTGAAGAAAACTTGGCAGCAATTGCAGATAAATTGGTGCTTGCAAGAAAATTTTAT GATGATGGCAATCTTAGTCAGGAAATATCAGATATTGAAGAAAGAAAGGAACAAATGGAAAGCAAAG CTGCAGATTTCTATAAGGAAATGGTGGCTTTAGAgtccaattttgaaaaaatacaacTCAATAGACAAGAGAAAGGAGAAGATCTCGGTGATAGTGGGATTGATATGGATACACGGAAAACTATCAA GTCCCTTCTCCAAGAAGTCAAGGAAGAATGTGAGAGAGCTACTGCCCTACTACAGAATGTTGACGAGGCTCTGAAGGATGATCAAGAAATGCTGGAGAAAGTCAAAGAGTGA
- the LOC138307254 gene encoding uncharacterized protein yields MYELSDLLTEMQSLKENVMYTASLAHLDSSAGVKPIVNKLPSFVQRKWTDMAFRHKKDQNILYPPFSVFSSFVAGMAERMNDPGLQLDPPQSTQTKVSESATGKRSGNMKVSSKKTDVEKQNPPTHICPIHGEGARHTLKDCRLFLSKPVPDRKDILKKHGYCFKCCNDKHLAKSCKVTVKCEICGGSRHPTILHIEDYSQNPTSVHGGEHISTTVSGQHNSTQACCTQVCKNPTGMGKSCSKTVLVKVYPNGEQHKAIRLYAVIDDQSNASLAKTAFFDRFGENGQYTEYTMASCSGVIPCSGRKAQGYVVESIDGEFSLNLPVLLECDNIPNNRNEIPTPEAARVHSHLQGIAQQIQPLDHNADILMLIGRDMPTAHHVMDQRIGPMDGPYAQRLKLGWVIIGEVCLGKVHQTSYITTNKVHTLVDGRPSLMEPCPNCFDFKEDNPRTTTFPLFAKTQHDDKPGHSIEDKQFLRVMNTGFKKNSHGQWEAPLPLRPDRPRLPDNRAQSLRRAMILDTSLRRDQRKHSHMMEFMSKVLEKGHAEIAPDLASEEERWYLPLFGIYHPKKPNKIRCVFDSSAKENGLSLNSVLMTGPDLTNSLLGVLLRFRKDPVAVMADVEQMFYCFKVVQEHRNLLRFFWYADNSISNPLIEYRMTSHVFGNSPSPAVASYGLRKAAENSDKDVQEFVSRNFYVDDGLTSTPDATTAVSLIKRTQRSLHENGGIRLHKIASNSEEVLKAFQPDDIAGDIRDLDLTTDCPPVQRSLGLHWNLTSDSFMFSAGVTEKAYTKRGLLSIINGIFDPIGFAAPVILRGRLLFRDLVGSSPKWDEPLPEERRQEWEAWCNSLERLCACSVPRQYFPGAIYQDLEKKVCIFSDASKDAVAAVAFLQTSDQHGMSFLLGKAKTAPQHGHTIPRLELCAAVLATELGRTINEQLDIPPENMHFYSDSMVVLGYLHNRVRRFYVYVGNRVDRILSFTKPTQWSHIPSESNPADEGTRCVNACDLQESMWLNGTSVLTEERSTSETERYPLVQPTHDLEVRPEVQVLKTSSSPSLCIGAERIKHFSTWKSLVRGIAYLKSLAIIRKNPSVGRTRQVTPELIEKSRIFILKDVQEQVYNEELRCLRESKAVPSNSSISSLTPILDQDGILRVGGRLNRSNFSLEERNPIIVPGKHHVARLLIEHFHAEVRHQGRHLTEGAVRSGGYWVTGAKRLISSILQACMKCHRLRGKFSHQQMADLPPDRLEPCAPFTYVGVDVFGPWSITSRRTRGGTALSKRWAVLFTCLVTRAVHIEVIEEMSSSSFINALRRFFSIRGPVREFRSDNGTNFVGSTEDMGFQTINVDEPKFANYMLENSTVWRFNPPHASHMGGAWERMIGTARRILDSMLIDMKGRALTHEILTTLMAEVVAIMNSRPIAPVSSDPQDATVLSPSVLLTQKTSCPSSVCCEHLNQKDLYRHQWKCVQVLAEEFWKKWRREYLLNLQTRTKWQKPQRNLQEGDIVLMKDRSVARMEWPLAVVNRVFISEDKLVRKVEIRVVRDGKTTYFVRPVTEVVFLNSPE; encoded by the coding sequence ATGTATGAACTTTCTGATTTACTGACTGAGATGCAATCCTTAAAGGAAAACGTGATGTACACTGCTTCGTTGGCTCATTTAGACTCTTCAGCTGGAGTGAAGCCTATAGTCAACAAACTTCCATCGTTCGTACAGCGGAAATGGACGGACATGGCCTTTAGGCACAAGAAAGATCAAAACATCCTCTATCCACCATTTAGTGTCTTCTCCAGTTTCGTAGCGGGTATGGCTGAAAGAATGAATGATCCAGGACTTCAATTGGACCCTCCTCAGTCAACTCAAACCAAGGTATCAGAGAGTGCTACAGGGAAGAGGAGTGGAAATATGAAGGTTTCTAGTAAAAAGACTGATGTAGAGAAACAAAACCCTCCGACTCACATATGTCCTATTCACGGTGAAGGTGCCCGTCACACCTTGAAAGACTGTCGCTTATTCTTATCCAAGCCTGTACCTGATAGGAAGGATATTCTGAAAAAACATGGTTACTGCTTTAAATGTTGTAATGACAAACATCTAGCGAAATCCTGCAAAGTCACGGTGAAGTGTGAGATTTGTGGTGGAAGTCGGCACCCTACTATACTCCATATAGAAGACTACTCCCAGAATCCTACTTCAGTCCATGGAGGGGAGCATATCTCTACCACTGTCTCAGGACAACATAACAGTACTCAGGCCTGCTGTACGCAAGTGTGTAAAAACCCGACAGGAATGGGTAAATCATGTTCAAAAACTGTACTTGTCAAAGTATATCCTAATGGAGAGCAACACAAGGCTATTCGTCTATACGCAGTCATAGATGACCAGAGTAATGCTAGTTTAGCCAAAACTGCATTTTTCGACAGATTTGGAGAAAACGGTCAATATACAGAGTACACCATGGCGTCCTGTTCTGGAGTAATTCCTTGCTCTGGGAGGAAAGCCCAAGGATACGTGGTGGAGTCAATAGATGGAGAGTTTTCTCTTAACCTTCCAGTCCTCCTGGAATGTGACAATATCCCGAATAACCGGAATGAAATCCCTACTCCTGAGGCAGCTCGAGTTCATTCCCATTTGCAGGGAATCGCTCAACAAATTCAACCATTAGATCACAACGCAGATATCttgatgttaataggacgcgaCATGCCTACTGCGCATCATGTCATGGACCAAAGGATAGGACCCATGGACGGACCATACGCCCAACGTCTCAAACTTGGATGGGTTATTATTGGAGAAGTATGTCTGGGCAAGGTACACCAGACATCCTATATTACTACGAATAAGGTACATACCCTCGTTGATGGACGACCCTCATTGATGGAACCCTGTCCTAACTGTTTTGATTTCAAAGAGGACAATCCCAGAACAACCACCTTCCCGTTGTTTGCCAAGACTCAACACGACGATAAGCCTGGCCACTCGATTGAGGATAAACAATTCCTGCGTGTGATGAACACAGGTTTCAAGAAAAACAGTCATGGTCAGTGGGAAGCACCTCTACCGTTAAGGCCAGATCGTCCGCGATTGCCTGACAATCGAGCCCAGAGCCTACGGAGAGCAATGATACTGGATACCAGTCTCCGTAGAGATCAGCGTAAACATTCTCATATGATGGAATTCATGTCTAAAGTCTTGGAAAAGGGACATGCAGAAATTGCCCCAGATCTCGCATCAGAAGAAGAGCGATGGTACTTACCGCTGTTTGGAATATACCATCCTAAAAAGCCAAACAAGATTCGCTGTGTTTTTGACTCCTCTGCAAAGGAAAATGGCCTTTCTCTCAACAGCGTGCTAATGACCGGTCCAGATCTCACTAACAGTTTACTTGGTGTGTTACTCAGGTTTCGAAAGGATCCAGTTGCAGTTATGGCTGATGTAGAACAAATGTTCTACTGCTTTAAAGTAGTCCAGGAACACCGTAACCTTCTACGATTCTTCTGGTATGCCGACAACTCCATTTCGAACCCACTGATTGAGTATCGCATGACTTCCCATGTTTTTGGGAACTCGCCATCACCAGCAGTTGCCTCGTACGGTCTAAGAAAGGCAGCAGAGAATTCTGACAAGGACGTACAGGAGTTTGTATCAAGGAATTTCTACGTGGATGATGGTCTTACATCTACCCCTGATGCAACTACAGCCGTATCACTCATTAAGAGAACCCAAAGGAGTTTACACGAGAATGGTGGAATTAGACTTCACAAAATTGCATCCAATTCTGAAGAAGTTTTGAAAGCATTCCAGCCAGATGACATAGCTGGAGATATTAGAGATCTTGATCTTACAACAGACTGCCCGCCAGTACAGAGAAGCCTCGGGTTGCACTGGAATCTGACATCAGACTCATTTATGTTTAGCGCGGGAGTCACTGAAAAGGCTTACACAAAAAGAGGTCTTTTATCGATTATCAACGGTATCTTTGACCCCATAGGATTTGCAGCTCCAGTGATTCTGCGAGGAAGACTGCTTTTCCGAGATCTTGTGGGATCATCACCCAAATGGGACGAGCCTCTACCAGAGGAACGAAGACAAGAATGGGAAGCATGGTGCAATTCCCTCGAGAGACTATGCGCATGTTCTGTCCCTAGACAATACTTTCCTGGTGCCATTTATCAGGATTTGGAGAAGAAGGTTTGCATATTCTCAGACGCCTCAAAAGATGCTGTAGCAGCAGTGGCCTTCCTTCAGACCAGCGATCAGCATGGTATGAGCTTCTTGTTGGGAAAGGCAAAGACAGCACCACAACATGGACATACAATACCGCGCCTCGAGCTTTGTGCAGCGGTCTTAGCGACAGAGCTTGGTCGTACTATAAATGAGCAATTGGACATTCCACCTGAAAACATGCACTTTTATTCAGACAGCATGGTAGTGCTTGGATATCTACACAACAGAGTTAGACGGTTCTACGTTTATGTAGGCAATCGGGTGGACAGGATCCTCAGCTTTACGAAACCAACACAGTGGAGTCACATTCCTTCTGAAAGTAACCCTGCTGATGAAGGAACTAGATGTGTAAATGCTTGTGATCTGCAGGAAAGTATGTGGCTCAATGGAACAAGTGTCTTGACTGAGGAAAGGAGTACGTCTGAGACTGAAAGATATCCACTTGTTCAACCGACACATGACCTAGAGGTTAGACCAGAAGTCCAGGTCCTCAAGACCTCATCTTCCCCATCACTTTGTATTGGAGCTGAACGGATCAAACATTTCTCTACTTGGAAATCATTGGTAAGAGGCATCGCTTACCTCAAGTCCCTTGCAATCATCAGGAAAAACCCGTCCGTGGGACGAACCAGACAGGTCACCCCAGAACTTATTGAAAAGTCTCGGATTTTCATCCTCAAAGATGTTCAGGAACAGGTCTACAATGAGGAATTACGGTGTCTCAGGGAATCAAAGGCAGTACCTAGTAATAGCAGCATCTCATCCTTAACACCGATTCTGGACCAGGACGGCATTCTTCGAGTTGGTGGTCGTCTCAACCGTTCAAACTTTTCTTTGGAAGAGCGAAATCCAATTATAGTGCCAGGTAAACATCATGTGGCTCGACTTCTTATCGAACACTTTCATGCAGAGGTCCGTCACCAGGGTAGGCATCTGACCGAGGGTGCTGTACGATCAGGAGGTTACTGGGTGACCGGCGCCAAACGTTTGATTTCCTCAATCCTCCAAGCATGTATGAAATGTCATCGACTTCGCGGGAAATTTAGTCATCAGCAAATGGCAGATCTTCCGCCTGATAGACTTGAGCCATGTGCGCCATTTACGTATGTAGGTGTAGACGTTTTCGGCCCATGGAGCATTACTTCCAGACGCACTAGAGGGGGCACTGCACTGTCTAAACGATGGGCTGTGCTTTTTACCTGTCTTGTGACAAGAGCTGTTCATATAGAGGTCATTGAAGAgatgtcatcatcatcttttATTAACGCCTTACGCCGGTTCTTCTCTATTCGCGGACCTGTACGCGAGTTTCGCTCTGATAATGGAACTAACTTCGTAGGATCTACAGAAGACATGGGTTTTCAGACAATCAACGTGGATGAACCTAAATTCGCGAATTACATGTTAGAGAACAGTACTGTCTGGCGCTTCAACCCGCCACACGCGTCCCATATGGGCGGCGCGTGGGAACGCATGATTGGCACAGCGAGAAGGATCTTAGACTCCATGCTGATAGACATGAAGGGTAGAGCTCTAACTCATGAAATACTTACCACTTTGATGGCAGAGGTAGTGGCCATCATGAATTCAAGACCTATTGCACCTGTGTCTAGTGATCCTCAAGACGCCACTGTACTTTCACCATCTGTGCTACTGACTCAGAAGACCTCATGCCCATCTTCAGTGTGTTGTGAACATCTCAACCAGAAAGACCTTTACAGACATCAGTGGAAATGTGTCCAAGTACTGGCTGAAGAGTTTTGGAAGAAATGGCGGAGAGAGTACCTCCTCAACTTGCAGACGCGTACCAAATGGCAGAAACCGCAGAGGAATCTTCAAGAAGGGGACATCGTTCTTATGAAGGATCGGAGTGTCGCGCGCATGGAATGGCCTCTTGCAGTTGTTAACCGTGTGTTCATAAGTGAAGACAAATTAGTGCGAAAAGTGGAAATCCGTGTGGTCAGAGATGGCAAAACAACATACTTTGTTAGACCAGTTACCGAAGTTGTGTTTCTTAACAGCCCAGAGTGA